The region ATTGCTGTGCGATAATCATATTTAAAGCATTTTCATTAGTGCCGGCGCTGGATGAGCTGTGATCCACTGGCTGTGAGGTCTGTTGGTGGCCAGCCGCCACATTGCGCAAGAGATGCGTGCGACTGCTGGATCGAGTGGGTGTATGATGTTGCAGCTGCGCGGTTGTTGTcgttgtggtggtggtgctgcttaCAAGCGAGGCTCCCGTTGCTGGAGGGCTCTGATCCATGGTGGTTGCTTCGAGGGCATCTTCAATGTGCAACACTGTACTGCTTGCTTTCACCACATCCACAATAGTCACGGAGTTTTGCCTGTAGCTATCGCTACCATTCCACAGCCCAAGATCCGTACGCTGCAACTCCGCAGAAACCAGAGCGTAAAATTCCAGTGTAGGTCCCAGACCCGTGCCAACTTCATTCTCATACTGAATCTCAAGCAAAGCTTTAGAGTGGCCAAAGTCTTGAAGGATGTGTTCAGCCTGTTTGAGTATCTCCGTACGGGAAATCGCACGCTTGCGGCGATCTAGGCGAGGAGCCACGCGTTCTGATGACTCGGCTGCATTCAGATCGGGCGTGGTGTCCAGCAGACGCTGCAAAGCGCGATCCCGATCGAAGCTGGTAGCGTAGAAAAGCAAATGACGCGTCTCGAATGGGAAGAGGAACGGGCATGCCATGCCTATCTGGGGCAGCCACTGTGGTAGGTTTCCAGTCATGATGACAAGGGGATCCTGCAGCTGACGATTCGCCTTGGCCGTGATCTTTGGGTGTACAAACTCCGCCTGGGGTATAATGTTCTGGCGCACCACACACCCGTATAAATGTTCCCAATGGCGATTAAGAGCGTGAATTACTCGCAGCATACACAGTGCATCCAGCGAGGAATCCTGAACTGTCACCACATCAGCAGGAAGCGAGCTGCTGAGGAATGGCTTAAGAGCTGAAACTACTCCTGGAGCTATTCCTTCATGCCACAGCTCAGTCTTCTTGCGCATAAACTTGCTGCTAGATTTGTGGGCTTTCTTCGAAGAGGATCCTCCCGACGAAGAGGAGCACGAGGTGGAAGCATTTGCGTAGCTAGAGGCGGAACTGGAAGTGCTCTGCTGCTTTTGCACACCACTGCTACACGAGCTGCTGCTGGAAGCAGCTCCCGCAGCCGCTCCCGAGGCAACTTCCTCCTCCACGGGGCGATAGTAAATGGTGTGCTGCTGCACCCATATGCTGGCATTTCCTAAAAGCGTCTCCGACTCGTTGTCGGTCTCTGGCTGTTCACTGACCAGCGGCGAGAACTGCTTGACTGCCTGGTAGACAGTCATGTTGTAGGGCAATACATGGTCCCCAATCGTGAACTGCAGCTTGTGCTTAAAGCCCGCTTGTGTCATCACAACAGCTGCTACGTTATCGTCCATATCTTCTTCACTGTCGTCGTCAGAGTCGACACGGATGCCACCGTATCCGCGCACCACCAAATACCGCTCAATGGCCTGAACCATTGCAAGCGGGTCGATCTTCACAGTGCCGCCTTTCCACTGTCGAAGATTGCTGCACTGAGGATGACGCTGCAGGTTGCACTGGGGAAGAAAAATAGAGGAACATTTTATAATCACAGCAATTATGAAACGCGGCACTCGTCTAAAACAACTATGGGCTTGTGGGACACATTAAATTTTGTGGGCGCCTCATCAAAACTGTCTTATAAATCCATTTTTAggatgtatgtatatatttcaCCTGCAACATGCTTGTTGTCAACTTAATATTCTACCCCAAAGACAATGTTGCCCTTAAGTCAACGATTTTAACTAGTTACTACTAATTGGTTCCTACTTACCTTTAGCTGGTGAGTGTTGAAGAAGCGCAGTGCACTCTGATTGGACCTGCCTCCAGGACCAGCGGGAAAGTCGTGCACCTTGACAGGAAATTGTTCTAGTTGCGTAACGCAACCGTTCAACTTTGCCACAAAAGCTCCGAACGCCAGCGGCTCGATGGTGGGCATCTGTCCCACATTCTGGAGAAGAGGCTCCAACGGCAGCCCGGCAAACACGTGCATGAAACTGCGCAGGCGCGCATCGCGCTCTACCAATCCCGTTTCGCTAGTCATATAGTTGAGCATGGCCTTGATAAGACCTGAATGATTCACTTCGAACGGAGAAATATCACTCTCCAAAAGAATGGTCTTTAGCTCGAGAAGAGCATCCAGGCAGTCGTGGTAGCTCCCATTGAGCTTGAACAGAATGCTGGACAGACGCTCCAAGACGTTGGTACTGCCCGCCGTTGACAGTGAGGTATTGCCTGTCGAAGATGATCCCGCACCGGTGCATCCGCTCTGAGTGGCTCCACTTTCTGGGGCAGTTTTACTCCGCCTGGCCTCCTGCTCAGTGTAGCGCTTCACGAAGTCCTCAGCCTGTTCTCGCACCCACTGGCGCGCCCTTTCCCTGTTGGCCGCCGCTAGGAGATTGGCGTGGGAGATACTCTTGCTGATACTGGCcgcaactgctgctgcgttCAGTCCTCCAGCTCCACTTCCAGCGCCATGTTGGCCCACTGTGTAAGCCAAGCCAGCTCCAGAACCAGATCCACTTGAGTTAGCGTTTCCGGAATCTTTGGAAAGACcgtgatgctgctgctgcgactgctgatgatggtgatgatgatgggcAGTCTGGCGACCCCAGCGGGCAGGATTGAGCGATGCCAAGAACGAGGATTTTGTCGACCCGGCGTTGGTCGAGTTTCCGGCATTAAAGCGCGACTTTGAGCTTCCAGAACCACCGCCTGAACTGGGCGTACTTCTGCCCCCGGTGCCGCTACCTAGACCTAAAAAAGCAACAGAATCGACTTTAGtaaaataatctttaaaatgCAGTTGTTTCCGTAACTCTGCAGTGCTTATTTCGGTTACGAGAACATTGGCAAATATACGCACTTGTGGCACGGCTAAGAAGCTCGTGCATAGCCGAACTGGCTGATACGGGTGgggctcctcctgctccagATCCTGCTGCAGTAACAGCTGCATCATCTTGCCTGGACTTTGCTCTACCGCTGCTTTGTGATTTACGCTTGGGTGGCGCTTTTCGCTTTAGCATGTCAGTCATTTTGTGCTGCAGCGCCGATgccgaggacgaggaggacgaggacgaggatgaAGCAGCGGCACTGCTGGTGGAAGCCACCACCAGATGGGCggcctgttgctgctgtggttgGTAGATCACCTGAGGCACCTGCTGACCTTGTTGCTGAGGTCCAGTTGGTAGGAGCTCCAGctgcggtggtggtggtggaacTGCCGGCTGCTGGAAGTGCACGTACTGGCGCGGATCCCCCTGCTGGGCCACAAAGAAGGCACCGGAACCTCCAGCTGTTGAGGATGAAGACGGCGCTGAGCTACTGTAATTATAACCACCAGTTGGACCAGAGGTTCCTGAGGCGTCCAACGCTCCGACAGGAGTTCCTTTAGCACTGGCCGTCAGAGCGTTCATGGCATGCGAAAAGCTCTTCACGCTGTACGATTGATGCTTGCTGCTACTGGGAGTCGTGGAAGCACTTGACGATCCTGGAGCATTATCCATAAAGAAGGGATTGACCTGTAGGCTGTTGGCGGAGGCCGGGGCCGATTGTGATCCGCCTGCATTGGCTGTcggtgttgctgttgtgctTAGCGGTTTCGGCGATGGATTCGCGCAAATGGGATTATTCGGATCCGTCAGCTGAGTGAACTGGTAGATAACTCCCTCTCGACGAAAGTGCGTGCCAAAAACATCAGGCAGTTGGCGCATCAGAATCTCAGCCATTTGAAGGGCTCCCACCACGATACGCAAATCGTTGCTGCCCAGCATGCCAGCAATGTGGCTGGAGACCAGTTGATACTTAAGCACCTGACGCAGCAACTCCGGCGTGGCATAGTAAACCATCCGAAGAAGTGCTCGCAAGCACTTGTAGCGTACATTCGGTCCGGCCGACGAACTGTATACCTCGTAAAGAACGTTGAAGATGTGCTTAATAAAGTCGGCAGCAAGACCTCGCTCCTCCTAAAAAggaatacaaatttatatttataattagtgttgaaataatttcaagaattcaaaataatttggtaAAGTTTATTTTGATACTTATACGATTAGGTTAAATGAGAATGTAACATATGAAGCCCTAATCGTAAGGACAAAATAATGATTACACGttgaataataaattatatatattgagACATTCGTCAAacttgtaaatttaattttaaaataggtgTTATGTAAATTGTGCTCACCTTGAGGCATGCGATTCTTGCATCCAGTGATGGGCGGCGCTTCACCTGGTTTCCACTGCTTCCTGGtggattattattattgttattggaGGCTgctgccgcagcagcagcggacGTGGATGCACCTCCCGAAGCTGCTGATCCCGCTGCGTTGGTAGTCAAGTCCTGCCCCGCTGACATGGGGGCCACGTAGTTGTGGTTAAGACGACGCTGAACGGGGCGTGTAGTGCCCGTGTCCTCGTTAATCTGTTGCATGGCATGAAAATCCACAGTGTAGGTACGTCCAAATGTGCTCAAGCTGATCTCGTCCTCGCTGCTCTGGTTGGCGGCCTCAATCAGACGCGAATCAATTGTGGAATAGTTGTGCCAGGATCCCCGATCATCTCGCCACTGCCAGTGCACCTGATCCTGGGTGTTTAGCGTGGGCCTGTCCAGCAGCGAGTCCACCGCGAAAATGCCATCCAAAGGTAGACGCGGCATCAGTTCTCCAATAAGGCAGGTGAGTTCGTAAAGCTCAGAAGGTGAGCGTGAGACTAGCTCCACATGAGTGGCACTGGCTGCTGCCGGCTCAGCATTTCCAGTAAGCAAGTAGAGCAGAGTGGCCGCTATGTCGTTTCTAAGCAAAGAGATCGCCAAATCCGGACAGCTGCCACACATCAAACTCAGCATTCGGACCACGGCTGTGAAGGTTCCCGTATTCAGGATGGCAGGCGTGACCAGCAGTAGTTGCTGGCAGTTCTTCAACAAATCTGGACTGGCGATCTGCTGCAGACGCTGGCTGTCGTGCTGAAAACTCTCCACCAGTCGACAGAAGGCCGAGCACACGCTCTCCACACACTTCTTATCCTGTTGAGAAAGTAGGCGAGCTAGTAAGGGCAAGCTTTCCGCAACAAAGTGGAATTCCTCCGGATGCATGTTAAGGCAGCAATTAGCTGCAATCGCCAAGGCTGCTCGCTGAGCCACAATCGAAAAGAAGTCCAAATAGGTGAGGCAGGCCGAAATACCATTTGCCTGCAGAATGGCTTTGTTGTGACGCCGGGAGAGAATTTCTAATGCGGTTAAACTTTGTTCAGCTACGTCCATGCACTGGATAACTTGCAGTTTCTCCAGAAAAACTGGAACCGCTTCTACCACGGTGCCCGAGGATCGGGGCAGAGCTTCCAGCATGTATGCCAGCGCCCTACACGCATTGTTCATGATGTCAAAATTGTGCTCCATTCGAAGGAGTTGGATTAGAGCTGGGACCACCTGCTTGATCGGAAAGCCGGCGAGGGTATCCTCATTGCCCATAACTAGCATCTGGCACATTTCGATGGCAGCCTGCAGCTGCTGGGACTCGTCGTGGGACTGCAGACCTTGCAGAAGTTGATTGGCCTTGGAACTACTGCTGTTGCCAATGGTGCGGTGAAGAATGTGAGTCATCCTTGGCCCAAGTGCTCCGAATAAGTGGGGTGGCAGTCCGCGAGCTTCTAGCAATGCTTGCAGACGTCCCAC is a window of Drosophila biarmipes strain raj3 chromosome 3R, RU_DBia_V1.1, whole genome shotgun sequence DNA encoding:
- the LOC108032885 gene encoding E3 ubiquitin-protein ligase TRIP12 isoform X4, producing the protein MAESVKSQSLSALTEGQHDDGGSTAITATLVNNTSATSNAISSNHSSQRRRNNNSTSNSKGHNKSRKHNTQATLPAPAVSSSVDIVATTSTSTVTTSSRRSRSQGRHSTAAAHSSKESQVSKRTAVAHRSPSSPASNSISILSDQSLSPGGRKRHHHQHNSSSNHTRSSNHPAPGGDQLVEHCSPLKKRRLQPTLGPEVSGGAAGVGLAAESIDQTPRQASGDCVAQRTRSKTISPEELPSTSSAAAARHHQVRASASSTSIPTSNRNKRKASGGGSGALVETTPQRGTAAARAGRSGNLLNYYRKTRKVSHTRSSQKPEKQTVKAEETVASSRNGSAGSGSSSKSGIISKHRKSLRHSQQNLQDTEREGTEEFGAQVKAQEQQPLHLNLDAEDQLPTLETALTQPEAAVSHSQGHLEAEGQPEEQDNDDDEEDEEEEEEEEVGFYEIVNSAGSSYEEDPQIVAEEDEITTEEDVDDEEDDDIEEDEDIEEEDLSESEFAQQLIGELGGAGPPPALYQQQAPPQLARYTPSTATTAATFVPPQQQQVAYNPQQQQQHSSLRRSSRGKTGSCVSSAAAAQQQQHHQQQQQHSNAAAAVQQQLLPPPGTYQYQQVGGNTVVVAVRHQQQLQQQQQQQQQQLALHQQQQQHQQQQQQRATLVQPGFLFSYRSNHPQQQQQQAQQIHPGPKVTHSSASDALTYSLMAQQPPSGPPHAGGQQITPGASSANLSIVAAALSAARDGGGGTAGGAGGAGTGTGASAAPGGTTSAVGATSSSNSGAGQPASSSNNVTATGSGSAPSGGPTTTGTSSASQHGSGSGGAAAADSESDDSEVGRLQALLEARGLPPHLFGALGPRMTHILHRTIGNSSSSKANQLLQGLQSHDESQQLQAAIEMCQMLVMGNEDTLAGFPIKQVVPALIQLLRMEHNFDIMNNACRALAYMLEALPRSSGTVVEAVPVFLEKLQVIQCMDVAEQSLTALEILSRRHNKAILQANGISACLTYLDFFSIVAQRAALAIAANCCLNMHPEEFHFVAESLPLLARLLSQQDKKCVESVCSAFCRLVESFQHDSQRLQQIASPDLLKNCQQLLLVTPAILNTGTFTAVVRMLSLMCGSCPDLAISLLRNDIAATLLYLLTGNAEPAAASATHVELVSRSPSELYELTCLIGELMPRLPLDGIFAVDSLLDRPTLNTQDQVHWQWRDDRGSWHNYSTIDSRLIEAANQSSEDEISLSTFGRTYTVDFHAMQQINEDTGTTRPVQRRLNHNYVAPMSAGQDLTTNAAGSAASGGASTSAAAAAAASNNNNNNPPGSSGNQVKRRPSLDARIACLKEERGLAADFIKHIFNVLYEVYSSSAGPNVRYKCLRALLRMVYYATPELLRQVLKYQLVSSHIAGMLGSNDLRIVVGALQMAEILMRQLPDVFGTHFRREGVIYQFTQLTDPNNPICANPSPKPLSTTATPTANAGGSQSAPASANSLQVNPFFMDNAPGSSSASTTPSSSKHQSYSVKSFSHAMNALTASAKGTPVGALDASGTSGPTGGYNYSSSAPSSSSTAGGSGAFFVAQQGDPRQYVHFQQPAVPPPPPQLELLPTGPQQQGQQVPQVIYQPQQQQAAHLVVASTSSAAASSSSSSSSSSASALQHKMTDMLKRKAPPKRKSQSSGRAKSRQDDAAVTAAGSGAGGAPPVSASSAMHELLSRATSLGSGTGGRSTPSSGGGSGSSKSRFNAGNSTNAGSTKSSFLASLNPARWGRQTAHHHHHHQQSQQQHHGLSKDSGNANSSGSGSGAGLAYTVGQHGAGSGAGGLNAAAVAASISKSISHANLLAAANRERARQWVREQAEDFVKRYTEQEARRSKTAPESGATQSGCTGAGSSSTGNTSLSTAGSTNVLERLSSILFKLNGSYHDCLDALLELKTILLESDISPFEVNHSGLIKAMLNYMTSETGLVERDARLRSFMHVFAGLPLEPLLQNVGQMPTIEPLAFGAFVAKLNGCVTQLEQFPVKVHDFPAGPGGRSNQSALRFFNTHQLKCNLQRHPQCSNLRQWKGGTVKIDPLAMVQAIERYLVVRGYGGIRVDSDDDSEEDMDDNVAAVVMTQAGFKHKLQFTIGDHVLPYNMTVYQAVKQFSPLVSEQPETDNESETLLGNASIWVQQHTIYYRPVEEEVASGAAAGAASSSSSCSSGVQKQQSTSSSASSYANASTSCSSSSGGSSSKKAHKSSSKFMRKKTELWHEGIAPGVVSALKPFLSSSLPADVVTVQDSSLDALCMLRVIHALNRHWEHLYGCVVRQNIIPQAEFVHPKITAKANRQLQDPLVIMTGNLPQWLPQIGMACPFLFPFETRHLLFYATSFDRDRALQRLLDTTPDLNAAESSERVAPRLDRRKRAISRTEILKQAEHILQDFGHSKALLEIQYENEVGTGLGPTLEFYALVSAELQRTDLGLWNGSDSYRQNSVTIVDVVKASSTVLHIEDALEATTMDQSPPATGASLVSSTTTTTTTTAQLQHHTPTRSSSRTHLLRNVAAGHQQTSQPVDHSSSSAGTNENALNMIIAQQFSDINTADPAATDNNPNSTTTTTTTSVVEQNTTTNHSSATPTATTTMVSYVNAAHGLFPLPLGKSSKLPQMTKAKAKFKFLGKFMAKAVMDSRMLDLPFSLPFYRWLVSEEHSIGLADLMRVAPEVQNTLVRLQDLVRQREYILSDPNIDAMEKTEKIEQLDLDGCPISDLGLDFVLPGHANIELCRGGRDTPVTVHNLHQYISLVTYWFLIEGVQKQFEALREGFDSVFPIQRLRMFYPEELECVFCGSASEQQQSRWETKMLQDSCRTDHGFHQESQAIQFLYEILASYNRDEQRAFLQFVTGSPRLPTGGFKALTPPLTIVRKTLDGNQNPNDYLPSVMTCVNYLKLPDYSSREVMRQKLKVAANEGSMSFHLS
- the LOC108032885 gene encoding E3 ubiquitin-protein ligase TRIP12 isoform X3; its protein translation is MAESVKSQSLSALTEGQHDDGGSTAITATLVNNTSATSNAISSNHSSQRRRNNNSTSNSKGHNKSRKHNTQATLPAPAVSSSVDIVATTSTSTVTTSSRRSRSQGRHSTAAAHSSKESQVSKRTAVAHRSPSSPASNSISILSDQSLSPGGRKRHHHQHNSSSNHTRSSNHPAPGGDQLVEHCSPLKKRRLQPTLGPEVSGGAAGVGLAAESIDQTPRQASGDCVAQRTRSKTISPEELPSTSSAAAARHHQVRASASSTSIPTSNRNKRKASGGGSGALVETTPQRGTAAARAGRSGNLLNYYRKTRKVSHTRSSQKPEKQTVKAEETVASSRNGSAGSGSSSKSGIISKHRKSLRHSQQNLQDTEREGTEEFGAQVKAQEQQPLHLNLDAEDQLPTLETALTQPEAAVSHSQGHLEAEGQPEEQDNDDDEEDEEEEEEEEVGFYEIVNSAGSSYEEDPQIVAEEDEITTEEDVDDEEDDDIEEDEDIEEEDLSESEFAQQLIGELGGAGPPPALYQQQAPPQLARYTPSTATTAATFVPPQQQQVAYNPQQQQQHSSLRRSSRGKTGSCVSSAAAAQQQQHHQQQQQHSNAAAAVQQQLLPPPGTYQYQQVGGNTVVVAVRHQQQLQQQQQQQQQQLALHQQQQQHQQQQQQRATLVQPGFLFSYRSNHPQQQQQQAQQIHPGPKVTHSSAASDALTYSLMAQQPPSGPPHAGGQQITPGASSANLSIVAAALSAARDGGGGTAGGAGGAGTGTGASAAPGGTTSAVGATSSSNSGAGQPASSSNNVTATGSGSAPSGGPTTTGTSSASQHGSGSGGAAAADSESDDSEVGRLQALLEARGLPPHLFGALGPRMTHILHRTIGNSSSSKANQLLQGLQSHDESQQLQAAIEMCQMLVMGNEDTLAGFPIKQVVPALIQLLRMEHNFDIMNNACRALAYMLEALPRSSGTVVEAVPVFLEKLQVIQCMDVAEQSLTALEILSRRHNKAILQANGISACLTYLDFFSIVAQRAALAIAANCCLNMHPEEFHFVAESLPLLARLLSQQDKKCVESVCSAFCRLVESFQHDSQRLQQIASPDLLKNCQQLLLVTPAILNTGTFTAVVRMLSLMCGSCPDLAISLLRNDIAATLLYLLTGNAEPAAASATHVELVSRSPSELYELTCLIGELMPRLPLDGIFAVDSLLDRPTLNTQDQVHWQWRDDRGSWHNYSTIDSRLIEAANQSSEDEISLSTFGRTYTVDFHAMQQINEDTGTTRPVQRRLNHNYVAPMSAGQDLTTNAAGSAASGGASTSAAAAAAASNNNNNNPPGSSGNQVKRRPSLDARIACLKEERGLAADFIKHIFNVLYEVYSSSAGPNVRYKCLRALLRMVYYATPELLRQVLKYQLVSSHIAGMLGSNDLRIVVGALQMAEILMRQLPDVFGTHFRREGVIYQFTQLTDPNNPICANPSPKPLSTTATPTANAGGSQSAPASANSLQVNPFFMDNAPGSSSASTTPSSSKHQSYSVKSFSHAMNALTASAKGTPVGALDASGTSGPTGGYNYSSSAPSSSSTAGGSGAFFVAQQGDPRQYVHFQQPAVPPPPPQLELLPTGPQQQGQQVPQVIYQPQQQQAAHLVVASTSSAAASSSSSSSSSSASALQHKMTDMLKRKAPPKRKSQSSGRAKSRQDDAAVTAAGSGAGGAPPVSASSAMHELLSRATSLGSGTGGRSTPSSGGGSGSSKSRFNAGNSTNAGSTKSSFLASLNPARWGRQTAHHHHHHQQSQQQHHGLSKDSGNANSSGSGSGAGLAYTVGQHGAGSGAGGLNAAAVAASISKSISHANLLAAANRERARQWVREQAEDFVKRYTEQEARRSKTAPESGATQSGCTGAGSSSTGNTSLSTAGSTNVLERLSSILFKLNGSYHDCLDALLELKTILLESDISPFEVNHSGLIKAMLNYMTSETGLVERDARLRSFMHVFAGLPLEPLLQNVGQMPTIEPLAFGAFVAKLNGCVTQLEQFPVKVHDFPAGPGGRSNQSALRFFNTHQLKCNLQRHPQCSNLRQWKGGTVKIDPLAMVQAIERYLVVRGYGGIRVDSDDDSEEDMDDNVAAVVMTQAGFKHKLQFTIGDHVLPYNMTVYQAVKQFSPLVSEQPETDNESETLLGNASIWVQQHTIYYRPVEEEVASGAAAGAASSSSSCSSGVQKQQSTSSSASSYANASTSCSSSSGGSSSKKAHKSSSKFMRKKTELWHEGIAPGVVSALKPFLSSSLPADVVTVQDSSLDALCMLRVIHALNRHWEHLYGCVVRQNIIPQAEFVHPKITAKANRQLQDPLVIMTGNLPQWLPQIGMACPFLFPFETRHLLFYATSFDRDRALQRLLDTTPDLNAAESSERVAPRLDRRKRAISRTEILKQAEHILQDFGHSKALLEIQYENEVGTGLGPTLEFYALVSAELQRTDLGLWNGSDSYRQNSVTIVDVVKASSTVLHIEDALEATTMDQSPPATGASLVSSTTTTTTTTAQLQHHTPTRSSSRTHLLRNVAAGHQQTSQPVDHSSSSAGTNENALNMIIAQQFSDINTADPAATDNNPNSTTTTTTTSVVEQNTTTNHSSATPTATTTMVSYVNAAHGLFPLPLGKSSKLPQMTKAKAKFKFLGKFMAKAVMDSRMLDLPFSLPFYRWLVSEEHSIGLADLMRVAPEVQNTLVRLQDLVRQREYILSDPNIDAMEKTEKIEQLDLDGCPISDLGLDFVLPGHANIELCRGGRDTPVTVHNLHQYISLVTYWFLIEGVQKQFEALREGFDSVFPIQRLRMFYPEELECVFCGSASEQQQSRWETKMLQDSCRTDHGFHQESQAIQFLYEILASYNRDEQRAFLQFVTGSPRLPTGGFKALTPPLTIVRKTLDGNQNPNDYLPSVMTCVNYLKLPDYSSREVMRQKLKVAANEGSMSFHLS
- the LOC108032885 gene encoding E3 ubiquitin-protein ligase TRIP12 isoform X1, whose amino-acid sequence is MAESVKSQSLSALTEGQHDDGGSTAITATLVNNTSATSNAISSNHSSQRRRNNNSTSNSKGHNKSRKHNTQATLPAPAVSSSVDIVATTSTSTVTTSSRRSRSQGRHSTAAAHSSKESQVSKRTAVAHRSPSSPASNSISILSDQSLSPGGRKRHHHQHNSSSNHTRSSNHPAPGGDQLVEHCSPLKKRRLQPTLGPEVSGGAAGVGLAAESIDQTPRQASGDCVAQRTRSKTISPEELPSTSSAAAARHHQVRASASSTSIPTSNRNKRKASGGGSGALVETTPQRGTAAARAGRSGNLLNYYRKTRKVSHTRSSQKPEKQTVKAEETVASSRNGSAGSGSSSKSGIISKHRKSLRHSQQNLQDTEREGTEEFGAQVKAQEQQPLHLNLDAEDQLPTLETALTQPEAAVSHSQGHLEAEGQPEEQDNDDDEEDEEEEEEEEVGFYEIVNSAGSSYEEDPQIVAEEDEITTEEDVDDEEDDDIEEDEDIEEEDLSESEFAQQLIGELGGADQQPHRASNTIKTTKNNTAAAAAANTVKAATTATTSSGYQQRAAPHGQGAGPGAGGGGPRATRSSTSSTSSNVVDYSIMPHLTTAATTTPYALTPQQQQQPSQPPLQQQPQAHQQQQQQPPQLLPTHQFAHLSSFVTPTAAAAAAAAAAHYPPASAAAAYFAQQQHHQHHQQHVTQQQPQQPHYYHSSVAVLHQPPPHHFTSTGAGPPPALYQQQAPPQLARYTPSTATTAATFVPPQQQQVAYNPQQQQQHSSLRRSSRGKTGSCVSSAAAAQQQQHHQQQQQHSNAAAAVQQQLLPPPGTYQYQQVGGNTVVVAVRHQQQLQQQQQQQQQQLALHQQQQQHQQQQQQRATLVQPGFLFSYRSNHPQQQQQQAQQIHPGPKVTHSSAASDALTYSLMAQQPPSGPPHAGGQQITPGASSANLSIVAAALSAARDGGGGTAGGAGGAGTGTGASAAPGGTTSAVGATSSSNSGAGQPASSSNNVTATGSGSAPSGGPTTTGTSSASQHGSGSGGAAAADSESDDSEVGRLQALLEARGLPPHLFGALGPRMTHILHRTIGNSSSSKANQLLQGLQSHDESQQLQAAIEMCQMLVMGNEDTLAGFPIKQVVPALIQLLRMEHNFDIMNNACRALAYMLEALPRSSGTVVEAVPVFLEKLQVIQCMDVAEQSLTALEILSRRHNKAILQANGISACLTYLDFFSIVAQRAALAIAANCCLNMHPEEFHFVAESLPLLARLLSQQDKKCVESVCSAFCRLVESFQHDSQRLQQIASPDLLKNCQQLLLVTPAILNTGTFTAVVRMLSLMCGSCPDLAISLLRNDIAATLLYLLTGNAEPAAASATHVELVSRSPSELYELTCLIGELMPRLPLDGIFAVDSLLDRPTLNTQDQVHWQWRDDRGSWHNYSTIDSRLIEAANQSSEDEISLSTFGRTYTVDFHAMQQINEDTGTTRPVQRRLNHNYVAPMSAGQDLTTNAAGSAASGGASTSAAAAAAASNNNNNNPPGSSGNQVKRRPSLDARIACLKEERGLAADFIKHIFNVLYEVYSSSAGPNVRYKCLRALLRMVYYATPELLRQVLKYQLVSSHIAGMLGSNDLRIVVGALQMAEILMRQLPDVFGTHFRREGVIYQFTQLTDPNNPICANPSPKPLSTTATPTANAGGSQSAPASANSLQVNPFFMDNAPGSSSASTTPSSSKHQSYSVKSFSHAMNALTASAKGTPVGALDASGTSGPTGGYNYSSSAPSSSSTAGGSGAFFVAQQGDPRQYVHFQQPAVPPPPPQLELLPTGPQQQGQQVPQVIYQPQQQQAAHLVVASTSSAAASSSSSSSSSSASALQHKMTDMLKRKAPPKRKSQSSGRAKSRQDDAAVTAAGSGAGGAPPVSASSAMHELLSRATSLGSGTGGRSTPSSGGGSGSSKSRFNAGNSTNAGSTKSSFLASLNPARWGRQTAHHHHHHQQSQQQHHGLSKDSGNANSSGSGSGAGLAYTVGQHGAGSGAGGLNAAAVAASISKSISHANLLAAANRERARQWVREQAEDFVKRYTEQEARRSKTAPESGATQSGCTGAGSSSTGNTSLSTAGSTNVLERLSSILFKLNGSYHDCLDALLELKTILLESDISPFEVNHSGLIKAMLNYMTSETGLVERDARLRSFMHVFAGLPLEPLLQNVGQMPTIEPLAFGAFVAKLNGCVTQLEQFPVKVHDFPAGPGGRSNQSALRFFNTHQLKCNLQRHPQCSNLRQWKGGTVKIDPLAMVQAIERYLVVRGYGGIRVDSDDDSEEDMDDNVAAVVMTQAGFKHKLQFTIGDHVLPYNMTVYQAVKQFSPLVSEQPETDNESETLLGNASIWVQQHTIYYRPVEEEVASGAAAGAASSSSSCSSGVQKQQSTSSSASSYANASTSCSSSSGGSSSKKAHKSSSKFMRKKTELWHEGIAPGVVSALKPFLSSSLPADVVTVQDSSLDALCMLRVIHALNRHWEHLYGCVVRQNIIPQAEFVHPKITAKANRQLQDPLVIMTGNLPQWLPQIGMACPFLFPFETRHLLFYATSFDRDRALQRLLDTTPDLNAAESSERVAPRLDRRKRAISRTEILKQAEHILQDFGHSKALLEIQYENEVGTGLGPTLEFYALVSAELQRTDLGLWNGSDSYRQNSVTIVDVVKASSTVLHIEDALEATTMDQSPPATGASLVSSTTTTTTTTAQLQHHTPTRSSSRTHLLRNVAAGHQQTSQPVDHSSSSAGTNENALNMIIAQQFSDINTADPAATDNNPNSTTTTTTTSVVEQNTTTNHSSATPTATTTMVSYVNAAHGLFPLPLGKSSKLPQMTKAKAKFKFLGKFMAKAVMDSRMLDLPFSLPFYRWLVSEEHSIGLADLMRVAPEVQNTLVRLQDLVRQREYILSDPNIDAMEKTEKIEQLDLDGCPISDLGLDFVLPGHANIELCRGGRDTPVTVHNLHQYISLVTYWFLIEGVQKQFEALREGFDSVFPIQRLRMFYPEELECVFCGSASEQQQSRWETKMLQDSCRTDHGFHQESQAIQFLYEILASYNRDEQRAFLQFVTGSPRLPTGGFKALTPPLTIVRKTLDGNQNPNDYLPSVMTCVNYLKLPDYSSREVMRQKLKVAANEGSMSFHLS